A DNA window from Ipomoea triloba cultivar NCNSP0323 chromosome 10, ASM357664v1 contains the following coding sequences:
- the LOC116031572 gene encoding glutaredoxin-C9-like has product MQVVKESSSSRIRMDVAGAGAGDGLAAAMSMQSIYERVRFLASGNAVVIFTLSGCCMCHVVKQLLFGLGVGPTIVELDRDADGRQIYALLLKLAGSTPGSQPVPAVFVGGKFLGGIETVMACHINGTLVPLLKDAGALWL; this is encoded by the coding sequence ATGCAGGTGGTTAAAGAGTCATCATCGTCCCGGATTAGAATGGACGttgccggcgccggcgccggagaCGGGCTAGCGGCGGCGATGAGCATGCAGTCAATCTACGAGCGGGTCCGCTTCCTGGCCTCCGGCAACGCGGTGGTGATCTTCACCCTCAGCGGCTGCTGCATGTGCCACGTGGTGAAACAGCTCCTCTTCGGCCTCGGGGTCGGCCCCACCATCGTGGAGCTCGACCGCGACGCCGACGGCCGCCAAATCTACGCCCTCCTCCTCAAGCTCGCGGGGTCCACCCCCGGCAGCCAGCCCGTCCCCGCCGTCTTCGTGGGCGGCAAATTCTTGGGCGGGATCGAGACCGTCATGGCTTGTCATATCAACGGCACTCTCGTCCCTCTCCTTAAAGACGCCGGAGCTCTCTGGCTCTGA